Proteins encoded in a region of the Euzebya tangerina genome:
- a CDS encoding MmcQ/YjbR family DNA-binding protein has product MAHTPMFDDDDPMLLQVRALAAEFPGAAEKTSHGRPAFYTKKVFAYYGGSLKVDGEWVQHPQSLVLKSDPEDRLALLDDPRTYTPAYLGPSGWIGIDLEAHADWAEVRELLDASYRLTAPARLIAELE; this is encoded by the coding sequence ATGGCCCACACCCCCATGTTCGACGACGACGACCCGATGCTGCTGCAGGTCCGGGCGTTGGCCGCGGAGTTCCCTGGCGCCGCGGAGAAGACCTCACACGGCCGACCGGCCTTCTACACCAAGAAGGTCTTTGCGTACTACGGCGGGTCCCTGAAGGTCGACGGCGAGTGGGTGCAGCACCCGCAGTCGCTGGTGCTGAAGTCGGATCCGGAGGACCGCCTGGCGCTCCTCGATGATCCCAGGACCTACACGCCGGCCTACCTCGGACCCTCGGGTTGGATCGGAATCGACCTCGAGGCGCACGCCGACTGGGCGGAGGTGCGGGAGCTGCTGGACGCCTCCTACCGGCTGACCGCGCCGGCCCGGCTCATCGCAGAGTTGGAGTAG
- a CDS encoding potassium channel family protein translates to MSSFSDPGPDRVHVGRLPVTRRLAFAGTFFVFVVIGGIVGYVTTQDASLAEASYFTIITIFAVGFDETITLDATGRVLTSGVILLGVGSFTFLTITLIEFFVEGHLLDLVGRRRMERELAELDAHMIICGFGRVGLQVSEDLRQAGRQHIVIDTDENRLESVVGTGVAHIVGDATDERVLERAQIARATGLAVCTDDDAENVLIALTAKIMRPELFIVVRIKNTRNVTKAQQAGADRVIAPTEIGGRRIAALLTKPEVVDFLDIVTHSSDIDLVLEEVTLSERSPLVGRTLANAGLRDKYGANVVAIRRAGKDRPTTRPDPMVALQAGDVLVVIGAQEELSRIQRQLG, encoded by the coding sequence ATGAGCAGCTTCAGCGATCCCGGACCCGACCGGGTCCACGTCGGGCGACTACCCGTCACCCGGCGTCTGGCCTTCGCCGGCACCTTCTTCGTGTTCGTGGTCATCGGCGGCATCGTCGGCTACGTCACGACCCAGGACGCCAGCCTGGCCGAGGCCAGCTACTTCACGATCATCACGATCTTCGCAGTCGGGTTCGACGAGACGATCACGCTGGACGCCACCGGTCGGGTGCTGACCAGTGGGGTGATCCTGCTCGGAGTCGGCTCATTCACCTTCCTCACCATCACCCTCATCGAGTTCTTCGTCGAGGGTCACCTGCTGGATCTCGTCGGGAGACGCCGTATGGAACGCGAACTGGCCGAGCTGGACGCCCACATGATCATCTGCGGGTTCGGTCGGGTGGGCCTGCAGGTCTCGGAGGACCTGAGACAAGCCGGTCGCCAGCACATCGTGATCGACACCGACGAGAACCGACTGGAGAGCGTCGTTGGGACCGGCGTCGCCCACATCGTCGGGGACGCCACCGACGAGCGGGTCCTGGAGCGAGCCCAGATCGCCCGTGCAACCGGGCTTGCGGTCTGCACCGACGACGACGCCGAGAACGTCCTGATCGCCCTGACGGCCAAGATCATGCGACCTGAGCTGTTCATCGTCGTGCGGATCAAGAACACGCGGAACGTCACGAAGGCACAGCAGGCCGGAGCCGACCGGGTCATCGCCCCGACCGAGATCGGTGGTCGTCGCATCGCGGCGCTGCTCACCAAGCCTGAGGTCGTCGACTTCCTCGACATCGTCACGCACTCCTCCGACATCGACCTGGTCCTCGAGGAGGTGACGCTGTCGGAGCGCTCACCCTTGGTCGGTCGGACGCTGGCGAACGCCGGGCTGCGGGACAAGTACGGTGCCAACGTGGTTGCCATCCGCCGGGCTGGCAAGGACCGCCCGACCACGCGCCCGGATCCGATGGTGGCGCTCCAGGCCGGCGACGTGCTGGTGGTGATCGGCGCGCAGGAGGAGCTCAGCCGCATCCAGCGGCAACTCGGCTGA
- a CDS encoding ABC transporter permease, with amino-acid sequence MTALAPIARVEIRDEMLGIIREPAAILFSIVMPVAFFALFVGLFGTEQAADQAVPTGTLMLATFGTYGVLGAGMLSPGISLAESREAGWLRVQRVSPVPLPLILGAKVVAAFPYCVGILGAMTLTAGVMGVLEIGILEWLALVALMVVSVIPFALIGMAVGAQASGNATTAILNAIIMPMAIASGLWFPLEMMPEWVAQIAPVWPTYHLSQLALGVIDAGPLRLGNAVALLGFATVAALVAAVSYRRARI; translated from the coding sequence ATGACCGCCCTCGCCCCCATCGCCCGCGTCGAGATCCGCGACGAGATGCTCGGCATCATCCGCGAACCCGCCGCAATCCTCTTCTCGATCGTCATGCCCGTGGCCTTCTTCGCCCTGTTCGTCGGACTCTTCGGCACCGAGCAGGCCGCCGACCAGGCGGTGCCGACCGGCACGCTGATGCTGGCGACCTTCGGGACCTACGGCGTGCTCGGCGCCGGCATGCTCTCGCCCGGCATCAGCCTGGCCGAGTCCCGGGAGGCCGGCTGGTTGCGCGTCCAACGAGTGTCCCCCGTTCCCCTCCCCCTGATCCTGGGCGCCAAGGTCGTGGCCGCCTTTCCCTACTGCGTCGGCATCCTCGGTGCGATGACGCTCACCGCAGGGGTCATGGGCGTGCTGGAGATCGGGATCCTGGAGTGGCTGGCACTCGTTGCGCTCATGGTGGTCAGCGTCATCCCCTTCGCGCTCATCGGGATGGCCGTCGGTGCACAGGCGTCGGGCAACGCAACGACCGCGATACTCAACGCCATCATCATGCCGATGGCCATCGCCTCGGGCTTGTGGTTCCCACTCGAGATGATGCCCGAGTGGGTCGCGCAGATCGCTCCGGTGTGGCCGACCTACCACCTCTCCCAGCTGGCACTGGGCGTCATCGACGCCGGCCCGCTCCGGCTGGGCAACGCCGTCGCGCTGCTCGGCTTCGCGACCGTCGCCGCCCTCGTCGCAGCGGTGTCATACCGTCGGGCACGGATATGA
- a CDS encoding ABC transporter ATP-binding protein codes for MTTRASTTSSTQRPAQALPCIAHGVTFTYPGTHPSAARPALAGADLQVGPGEIVALLGPNGAGKTTLVDCITGLRAPDHGSVRVGGGDPRDQATRRALGVVQQTAGFPRHLTVSEIVGGEAVRHGVPAPRAAAVLDELDIRDLASRRTKELSGGQQQRVWLARALVTQPVLLVLDEPTVGLDSSTRRQFWNDLQVRRDQGMAILMTTHLMDEAGAMADRVVVIADGRIVADETPRRLTGRLPNRTVTLSTTLSIDRVRRLHGVVSCRADGDLLTIVTSHPEDLLRQLFEQDSQITDLRVETASLDEAVAAISTGMPTTPPTTSTTITSPMELEHIR; via the coding sequence ATGACCACCAGAGCAAGCACCACCAGCAGCACCCAACGACCCGCGCAAGCCCTGCCCTGCATCGCCCACGGCGTGACCTTCACCTACCCCGGCACCCACCCGAGCGCGGCCAGGCCGGCACTCGCCGGCGCGGACCTCCAGGTCGGCCCGGGTGAGATCGTGGCGCTGCTGGGCCCCAATGGCGCCGGCAAGACCACGCTGGTCGACTGCATCACTGGCCTCCGCGCGCCCGACCACGGCTCGGTCCGTGTAGGAGGTGGCGACCCGCGCGACCAGGCGACACGCCGGGCGCTCGGTGTCGTGCAGCAGACCGCAGGCTTTCCACGACACCTGACCGTCAGCGAGATCGTCGGTGGTGAGGCGGTCCGACATGGCGTTCCGGCGCCACGCGCGGCCGCAGTCCTGGACGAGCTCGACATCCGCGACCTGGCGTCCCGCCGCACCAAGGAGCTGTCGGGTGGACAGCAGCAGCGTGTCTGGCTGGCTCGGGCGCTGGTGACCCAGCCCGTCCTGTTGGTCCTGGACGAGCCCACGGTTGGTCTGGACTCGAGCACGCGCCGCCAGTTCTGGAACGACCTGCAGGTCCGACGAGACCAGGGCATGGCGATCTTGATGACCACCCACCTCATGGACGAGGCCGGGGCCATGGCCGACCGGGTCGTTGTCATCGCCGACGGCCGGATCGTGGCCGACGAGACACCGCGACGGCTCACGGGCCGGCTGCCCAACCGCACGGTCACGCTCTCCACGACGCTGTCCATCGACCGGGTCCGCCGGCTCCACGGAGTCGTGTCCTGCAGGGCCGACGGCGACCTCCTGACCATCGTCACCAGCCATCCCGAGGACCTTCTCCGACAGCTGTTCGAGCAGGATTCGCAGATCACCGATCTGCGGGTCGAGACCGCGAGCCTCGACGAGGCCGTCGCCGCCATCTCCACCGGCATGCCGACCACGCCACCCACCACTTCCACCACCATCACATCCCCCATGGAACTGGAGCACATCCGATGA
- a CDS encoding sensor histidine kinase, with product MSSDLNIATASARTRLRQYLARPGTEWLYLFFLSNLVWQPAFDPDAGLVQWLLVIGVIAAFVPLWLVLYQPDSSRRHGAMVALTLLGTAATVVNVGAAVCLVYVAAAAGSESDRGRAFRWWLVLTGLLLTLAVVSAVPFPFRLYGILPPLILIWTIGVSVQGEAERQRQAEEQRIAAIRAEHLATASERERIARDLHDMLGQSLTGLVVQAQLVRSTVASDPQAAARAAAAVEEDARTALVQVRQAVSGLSELSLAEEVSRAEDSLAAAGVVAEVTVPPDVRPDPMLERTLALALREAVTNVIRHADAQRCRITLDEAGATYRLEVADDGVGSTEPDGNGLRGLRERIAAVGGSVERRQRAGTTLIVAVPA from the coding sequence ATGAGCTCGGACCTGAACATCGCCACGGCATCCGCTCGGACCCGCCTTCGCCAGTACCTGGCGAGGCCGGGGACGGAGTGGCTGTACCTGTTCTTCCTCTCCAACCTGGTCTGGCAGCCGGCGTTCGACCCGGACGCGGGCCTGGTGCAGTGGTTGCTCGTCATCGGGGTCATCGCCGCCTTCGTGCCCCTGTGGCTGGTCCTGTACCAGCCGGACTCGAGTCGTCGCCACGGGGCCATGGTCGCTCTGACGCTGCTGGGTACAGCCGCGACCGTCGTCAACGTCGGTGCCGCGGTCTGTCTGGTCTACGTGGCGGCAGCCGCGGGATCTGAATCCGATCGCGGGCGCGCGTTCCGCTGGTGGTTGGTGCTGACGGGACTGCTGCTGACTCTCGCAGTGGTCTCGGCCGTGCCGTTCCCGTTTCGCCTGTACGGCATCCTGCCACCTCTGATCCTGATCTGGACCATCGGCGTGTCGGTCCAGGGCGAGGCGGAGCGGCAACGGCAGGCCGAGGAGCAGCGCATCGCAGCGATCCGGGCGGAGCACCTGGCGACCGCGTCCGAGCGTGAGCGGATCGCGCGAGACCTGCACGACATGCTGGGTCAGAGCCTGACGGGACTGGTGGTGCAGGCCCAGCTGGTGCGGAGCACGGTCGCCAGCGACCCCCAGGCTGCTGCCCGTGCGGCGGCTGCGGTGGAGGAGGACGCACGCACCGCTCTGGTCCAGGTGCGGCAGGCCGTCTCGGGTCTGAGTGAGCTGTCCTTGGCTGAGGAGGTGTCCCGGGCCGAGGACAGCCTCGCGGCAGCGGGTGTCGTGGCCGAGGTCACCGTCCCCCCCGACGTCCGCCCGGATCCGATGCTGGAGCGCACCCTGGCACTCGCCTTGCGTGAGGCGGTCACCAACGTGATCCGTCACGCCGATGCTCAGCGTTGCCGAATCACCCTGGACGAAGCCGGCGCCACCTATCGGCTGGAGGTGGCCGACGACGGCGTCGGCTCGACCGAGCCCGACGGCAACGGGCTGCGAGGACTACGGGAGCGCATAGCCGCCGTCGGTGGCAGCGTCGAGCGACGTCAGCGAGCTGGCACCACGCTGATCGTGGCTGTCCCCGCGTGA
- the nusA gene encoding transcription termination factor NusA, with the protein MNVEIAALEAIAREKNLSFETVLDAMEGALANAYKRSNADAEEARVVIDRSSGEVTVFAQRLDEEGNVIDEWVDTPADAGGRMIAQTVKQVLTQRLREAERELTYGEYSGKNGDLVTGTIQIHDNRVVVLDLGNAEAVLPVAEQVPSERYEHGSRMRAIVTEVRKSMKGPQIIVSRSHPDLVASLFRLEVPEIEAGTIEIRGVAREAGYRTKIAVATNDPNVDPVGACVGPRGSRVRSIVESLNQEKIDIVTWSEEPAQLVANALSPSKVSEVYLYPEDQTALVVVPDYQLSLAIGREGQNARLAARLTRWRIDIKSETQFAEEQQAFQEALDRGEIDEFGNPIGEPDAGSDDGSAAAETAEAAPPAPE; encoded by the coding sequence ATGAATGTCGAAATCGCCGCGCTCGAGGCCATCGCGCGCGAGAAGAACCTGTCCTTCGAGACCGTTCTCGACGCCATGGAGGGGGCGCTCGCCAACGCCTACAAGCGCTCCAACGCCGACGCCGAGGAGGCCCGTGTCGTCATCGACCGCTCCAGCGGCGAGGTCACCGTCTTCGCCCAGCGGCTGGACGAGGAGGGCAACGTGATCGACGAGTGGGTCGACACCCCCGCCGATGCCGGCGGTCGGATGATCGCCCAGACCGTGAAGCAGGTCCTGACCCAGCGCCTGCGCGAGGCGGAGCGCGAGCTGACCTATGGCGAGTACTCCGGCAAGAACGGCGACCTCGTCACCGGCACCATCCAGATCCACGACAACCGCGTCGTGGTGCTGGACCTCGGCAACGCCGAGGCCGTGCTGCCCGTCGCCGAGCAGGTTCCCTCGGAGCGGTACGAACACGGCAGCCGCATGCGGGCCATCGTGACCGAGGTCCGCAAGTCCATGAAGGGTCCCCAGATCATCGTCAGCCGGTCCCATCCGGACCTCGTGGCGAGCCTCTTCCGCCTGGAGGTGCCCGAGATCGAAGCCGGGACGATCGAGATCCGCGGTGTCGCTCGTGAAGCCGGCTACCGTACCAAGATCGCGGTGGCGACCAACGATCCCAACGTCGACCCGGTCGGCGCCTGCGTCGGTCCGCGCGGCTCCCGGGTCCGCTCGATCGTCGAGTCGCTCAACCAGGAGAAGATCGACATCGTCACGTGGTCGGAGGAGCCGGCCCAGCTGGTGGCCAACGCCCTCAGCCCCTCCAAGGTCAGCGAGGTGTACCTGTACCCGGAGGACCAGACGGCCCTGGTCGTGGTGCCCGACTATCAGCTCTCGCTGGCGATCGGTCGCGAGGGTCAGAACGCCCGCCTCGCGGCGCGGTTGACCCGTTGGCGCATCGACATCAAGTCCGAGACGCAGTTCGCGGAGGAGCAGCAGGCCTTCCAGGAGGCACTCGACCGGGGTGAGATCGACGAGTTCGGCAACCCAATCGGCGAGCCGGACGCCGGGTCGGACGACGGGTCCGCCGCGGCCGAGACCGCAGAAGCAGCACCGCCAGCCCCGGAGTAG
- the rimP gene encoding ribosome maturation factor RimP gives MLVARATGLSSELDNFNAEPDAPPVHPTTSEGSTVMADLADAVERLARPLAEDGDLDVLDVVVKGTGPRQRVQVIVDRKGGVTLDACRQLAKALSKQLDTDDPTDDRYTLEVTSPGIDWPLSDQASFDRVEGRTVHVRLGQDGRQTGEVRGTVGPAGSDAVQITDSAGEAHTVAYDHILSAKQEVRW, from the coding sequence ATGCTGGTCGCGCGAGCGACCGGGCTCTCTTCGGAGCTGGACAACTTCAACGCGGAGCCCGACGCACCGCCCGTCCACCCCACTACATCCGAAGGGAGCACCGTCATGGCCGACCTCGCCGACGCCGTCGAACGGCTGGCGCGCCCGCTTGCCGAGGACGGGGATCTGGACGTCCTCGACGTGGTGGTGAAGGGGACCGGCCCCCGGCAGCGCGTCCAGGTGATCGTGGACCGCAAGGGCGGCGTGACGCTGGATGCGTGCCGACAGCTGGCCAAGGCGCTCAGCAAGCAACTCGACACCGACGACCCCACGGATGACCGGTACACCCTGGAGGTCACGTCCCCAGGCATCGACTGGCCGCTGTCCGACCAGGCCTCCTTCGACCGGGTGGAGGGACGGACCGTCCACGTCCGCCTGGGGCAGGACGGCCGACAGACCGGTGAGGTGCGCGGCACCGTCGGACCCGCCGGCAGCGATGCGGTCCAGATCACCGATTCCGCTGGCGAGGCTCACACGGTGGCCTACGACCACATCCTCTCGGCCAAGCAGGAGGTGCGCTGGTGA
- a CDS encoding inositol monophosphatase family protein has product MSPDLQAELATATRIGRDAAELALSWFHRGVEWIEKDPGDLVSVADRETESLIADRLACSFPDDLVIGEEGTGAGRTPKPGQRRWYVDPIDGTTNFLKGLPTWGISIGLADGDDELLLGVVILPATGSVFTAARGLGATRNGVPIRCQDTTDLGRTLVTYAITGTGSQHFGGDAAMMAGFRALTRRTLGTRMQGCSVADLTCMAEGTIDASMAGGMNAWDVAAGLIIAREAGVTVTTLEGEEATGPATVYVASPPGVHAELRTILADHGALPNP; this is encoded by the coding sequence TTGTCTCCTGATCTCCAGGCCGAACTCGCCACGGCGACCCGGATCGGGCGGGACGCAGCAGAGCTCGCGCTGTCCTGGTTCCACCGCGGCGTCGAATGGATCGAGAAGGACCCGGGCGACCTGGTCTCCGTCGCCGATCGAGAGACCGAGTCGCTGATCGCCGACCGTCTGGCGTGTTCGTTCCCGGATGACCTCGTGATCGGCGAGGAGGGCACCGGTGCGGGTCGGACGCCGAAGCCGGGGCAGCGGCGCTGGTACGTCGACCCGATCGATGGCACGACCAACTTCCTCAAGGGTCTGCCGACCTGGGGGATCAGCATCGGCCTGGCCGACGGCGACGACGAGTTGCTCCTCGGCGTCGTGATCCTCCCCGCCACCGGGAGCGTCTTCACGGCGGCACGTGGGCTCGGCGCCACCCGCAACGGCGTCCCGATCCGCTGTCAGGACACCACGGACCTCGGTCGCACCCTGGTCACCTACGCGATCACCGGCACCGGATCGCAGCACTTCGGCGGGGACGCCGCGATGATGGCGGGCTTTCGCGCGCTGACGCGCCGGACGCTGGGTACCCGGATGCAGGGCTGCTCGGTGGCGGATCTCACCTGCATGGCCGAGGGGACGATCGACGCGAGCATGGCGGGCGGGATGAACGCGTGGGATGTGGCCGCCGGGCTGATCATCGCCCGTGAGGCGGGGGTGACCGTCACGACGCTCGAGGGGGAGGAGGCGACGGGCCCTGCAACGGTCTACGTCGCCAGCCCACCTGGTGTCCACGCCGAGCTTCGGACGATCCTCGCGGACCACGGCGCCTTGCCGAACCCGTGA
- the ispG gene encoding flavodoxin-dependent (E)-4-hydroxy-3-methylbut-2-enyl-diphosphate synthase codes for MSQTPTKSGKKSLPILPTTPETAPHQEPPVRRETRQIDVGGVKVGGGAPISVQTMTTTPTHDVNATLQQIAAMNAAGVDIVRVAVPRQEDADALSTIAKQSTVPVVSDIHFQWKYAMQAIEAGVAKVRINPGNIHKAGDTSKVKVIGDAAKAAGIPIRIGVNGGSLEKRLVVKHGGVTPEALVESALDEVKILEDVDFTDIAISVKHSDPWTMIQTYRLLSERTDYPLHLGVTEAGPMGTGTIKSAVGIGALLSEGIGDTIRVSLSADPVEEVKAGITMLEALHLRERGLDVVSCPSCGRAEVDVYTLAESVQKGLEGIDVPLRVAVMGCVVNGPGEAREADLGVAAGKGKGQILKKGEVLFTVGEDEIVETLVHFANEMAEEIRAERGEGEPAVVS; via the coding sequence ATGTCGCAGACTCCGACCAAATCCGGCAAGAAGTCACTCCCGATCCTCCCGACGACGCCCGAGACGGCTCCGCACCAGGAGCCCCCGGTCCGGCGTGAGACCCGACAGATCGATGTCGGAGGCGTGAAGGTCGGTGGTGGCGCCCCGATCAGCGTGCAGACGATGACCACGACGCCGACCCACGACGTCAACGCCACCCTGCAGCAGATCGCGGCCATGAACGCGGCTGGCGTCGACATCGTCCGCGTCGCCGTTCCGCGGCAGGAGGACGCCGACGCCCTCTCCACGATCGCCAAGCAGTCGACGGTGCCCGTGGTCAGCGACATCCACTTCCAGTGGAAGTACGCCATGCAGGCCATCGAGGCAGGCGTGGCCAAGGTCCGCATCAACCCGGGCAACATCCACAAGGCCGGCGACACCTCGAAGGTGAAGGTCATCGGCGACGCGGCCAAGGCGGCCGGCATCCCCATCCGCATCGGTGTCAACGGCGGGTCGCTGGAGAAGCGCCTCGTCGTGAAGCACGGCGGTGTCACGCCGGAGGCCCTGGTCGAGTCGGCACTCGACGAGGTGAAGATCCTCGAGGACGTCGACTTCACCGACATCGCCATCTCCGTCAAGCACTCCGACCCCTGGACCATGATCCAGACCTATCGGCTGCTCAGCGAGAGGACCGACTACCCGCTCCACCTCGGTGTGACCGAGGCCGGCCCGATGGGCACGGGCACGATCAAGTCGGCGGTGGGCATCGGTGCGCTGCTGAGCGAGGGGATCGGCGACACCATCAGGGTCTCCCTGTCCGCCGACCCCGTCGAGGAGGTCAAAGCCGGCATCACCATGCTCGAGGCTCTCCATCTGCGGGAACGCGGCCTCGATGTCGTGTCCTGCCCCTCGTGCGGCCGTGCCGAGGTCGACGTCTACACCCTGGCGGAGAGCGTCCAGAAGGGGCTCGAAGGCATCGACGTCCCGCTTCGCGTCGCCGTCATGGGCTGTGTGGTCAACGGCCCCGGCGAGGCGCGTGAAGCCGACCTGGGGGTGGCGGCCGGCAAGGGCAAGGGCCAGATCCTGAAGAAGGGCGAGGTCCTGTTCACGGTCGGGGAGGACGAGATCGTGGAGACCCTGGTTCACTTCGCCAACGAGATGGCCGAGGAGATCCGGGCCGAGCGTGGCGAGGGCGAGCCAGCCGTTGTCTCCTGA
- a CDS encoding M50 family metallopeptidase → MFVALFVIVIVGAIVLHELGHFATAKAFGMKASQFFVGFGPTIWSTQRGETEYGVKWIPAGGFVKIIGMTPWEDTDPADDGRLFYQYAPWKRFIVLVSGSVIHVILAILFLLGGLAFVGVDVLTNGVSQVSEASPAEAAGLEAGEEIVAVDGEATPTFDAISAAVADRFGDTLTLTIAGGGSERTVEVTLDVPHPNPDRAGFGFLGVSPEVEQRAFGVADATRIVFAPSASEALVGTGQNYSFAFLTTTTVEGLTQVFSLEGLGRFFGSLDEDAPREEESVTSLVGAGQIVSEFGNRGEIFAVLVVLAQLNLVLGILNMLPLPPLDGGHVAVMFIEEAVNGARRLRGAAKARPKFHLNPSIVTPVALAVIAFFLVLTSAALYLDITSPASELVQ, encoded by the coding sequence ATGTTCGTCGCACTCTTCGTCATCGTGATCGTGGGTGCGATCGTGCTGCACGAGTTGGGTCACTTCGCCACGGCCAAGGCCTTCGGCATGAAGGCCAGCCAGTTCTTCGTCGGCTTCGGACCCACGATCTGGTCGACGCAGCGCGGGGAGACCGAGTACGGGGTCAAGTGGATCCCAGCCGGCGGGTTCGTGAAGATCATCGGCATGACCCCGTGGGAGGACACGGACCCGGCGGACGACGGCAGGCTCTTCTACCAGTACGCACCCTGGAAGCGGTTCATCGTGCTGGTCTCCGGCTCGGTCATCCACGTGATCCTCGCGATCCTGTTCCTCCTCGGCGGTCTGGCCTTCGTCGGCGTGGACGTGCTGACCAACGGCGTCAGCCAGGTGTCGGAGGCCAGCCCGGCGGAGGCAGCCGGTCTGGAGGCGGGGGAGGAGATCGTTGCCGTCGATGGTGAGGCCACACCGACGTTCGACGCCATCAGTGCCGCAGTGGCCGACCGCTTCGGCGACACGCTGACGCTGACGATCGCCGGTGGCGGCAGCGAGCGGACGGTGGAGGTCACCCTCGACGTTCCCCACCCCAACCCGGATCGTGCGGGCTTCGGCTTTCTCGGCGTGTCCCCCGAGGTCGAGCAGCGCGCCTTCGGTGTGGCCGACGCAACCCGCATCGTCTTCGCCCCCTCGGCCTCCGAGGCGTTGGTCGGTACAGGCCAGAACTACTCGTTTGCGTTCTTGACGACCACCACGGTCGAGGGGCTGACACAGGTGTTCAGCCTGGAGGGGCTGGGCCGCTTCTTCGGTTCTCTGGATGAGGATGCGCCACGCGAGGAGGAGTCGGTGACCTCCTTGGTCGGAGCTGGCCAGATCGTCAGCGAGTTCGGCAACCGCGGCGAGATCTTCGCGGTGCTGGTCGTGCTGGCCCAGCTGAACCTCGTGCTCGGGATACTCAACATGCTCCCGCTGCCGCCGTTGGATGGTGGCCACGTCGCGGTCATGTTCATCGAGGAGGCCGTGAACGGTGCCCGTCGACTGCGCGGGGCCGCGAAGGCCCGACCCAAGTTCCACCTCAACCCCAGCATCGTCACACCGGTGGCGCTTGCGGTCATCGCGTTCTTCCTGGTCCTAACCAGTGCAGCGCTGTACCTCGACATCACCTCCCCGGCCTCGGAACTGGTCCAGTAG